The following proteins come from a genomic window of Gossypium raimondii isolate GPD5lz chromosome 5, ASM2569854v1, whole genome shotgun sequence:
- the LOC105770806 gene encoding uncharacterized protein LOC105770806 has protein sequence MAPPNKLCLVLVIFLSIFSFSSLPTTAIIPNANISLSVPSSQLVENLCNGKAIQNRRFCLKALSTPEVIAAMDTTQLGTLIMKLGAANAKATLNLYNEIIKKPGSPQALKALNMCVEAYKYAILSFEMVCSELVEDPQTANYDVAVIGPEIANCEKELINAKVQAPRLLAGNRFVKYYVSMGYEITSTLELENPNEY, from the coding sequence ATGGCTCCTCCAAATAAGTTATGcttagttttagttattttcttatCTATCTTTTCGTTTTCTTCTTTGCCAACAACTGCAATTATTCCAAATGCTAATATTTCCCTTTCGGTACCTTCATCACAACTAGTAGAAAATTTATGCAATGGCAAGGCAATTCAAAATCGCAGGTTTTGTCTGAAAGCACTTTCCACTCCCGAAGTTATTGCGGCAATGGATACAACCCAACTAGGAACCCTCATTATGAAATTAGGAGCAGCAAATGCCAAGGCAACGTTGaatttatataatgaaataattaagaaaCCAGGTTCTCCCCAGGCTTTGAAAGCTCTTAATATGTGCGTTGAGGCTTACAAATATGCAATCTTATcgtttgaaatggtatgttcaGAATTGGTTGAAGATCCCCAAACCGCAAACTATGATGTAGCTGTTATAGGTCCTGAAATTGCTAATTGCGAAAAGGAACTGATTAACGCAAAGGTTCAAGCACCTCGACTCCTTGCTGGGAATCGATTTGTGAAATATTATGTCTCAATGGGATATGAGATAACATCAACTCTCGAGCTTGAAAATCCAAATGAGTATTAG